Below is a window of Bacteroidota bacterium DNA.
AAAAAGAAATTATTTAAATTTTTATTCGCTTTTCTTGCTCTAATCATTGGTATGATTGTCTTTTTCAAATTAATAGTTATTCTTTCTCCACCTGAAGTTTCGGATATATCTGCTACAAAATTAGAGAGGACTCAAATCGGCGAAAACTTTTATTTTGTTGAAGATTCTTGGCTCAAAAAAAACAAATATGGTTTGTGGGAATTATTTGTTTGTGGAGGAGATTTTGAATTAGGTGCAAAAAACGGGATTCTCACAAAAGAACTCATAGAATATCAAGAGGAGGCCTTCGTTGAAAGACTCAAAGAAATGATTCCTTCAGATTTTTATTTGAATTTTCTGAAATACTTTATTTCTTGGTTTAATAAAAGTATAGATGAGTATATTCCTATTGAATATCAAAAGGAAATTTATGGAATATCATTTAATGCTTCGGCAAAATACGATTTTATTGCACCAAATTATCACAGATTATTAAATTATCATGCTGCCCACGATATTGGTCATACTCTTCAAAATTTAAATTTAGTTGCATGCACTGCATTTGGAGTAAAAGATTCAATATCAGAAGATAATACTCTTTTAGTTGGAAGAAATATGGATTTCTATTCTGGCGATAAATTTGCAGAAAACAAGATAATTGCATTTTACAAACCCGAAAATGGATACAATTTTGCATTTATCACATGGGGTGCATTAATTGGTGTTTTATCGGGAATGAACGACCAAGGTTTAACCGTAACTCTAAATGCAGCTAAATCTAATATCCCTTCATCAGCAAAAACACCGGTTTCTGTTTTAGCAAGAAAAATTTTGCAATACGCTTCAACTATTGATGAAGCCTACGAAATTGCTAAAAACTATGAAACTTTTGTAGCGGAATCTTTTTTAATTGCCTCGGCAAAAGACCGAGAGTTTGCCATTATTGAAAAATCTACTGAAAATATAGATTTATACAAATCAAATGATGATAAGATTATTCTTACTAATCATTTTCAGGGAGAAACATTTAAAAACACAGAACTAACAATTCAAAACAGAAAAGAAAGTGCTTCTGTTTACAGATGGGAAAAAACAAAGGAACTATTGATAGAAAAAGAAAAACACGACCAGTATTCATTTGCTGCAATTTTACGAGACAGAAAAGGAAAAAATGGAAAGAATATTGGTATGGGAAATGAGAAAGCAATAAATCAACTTATTGCTCATCATTCTGTTATTTTTAAACCCGAACAACTCCAAATTTGGATTTCAACATCTCCTTATCAATTGGGCAAATACATTGCATATAATTTAAAAACTGTTTTTGCCGAATCTTTGAATTATCAAAAAAACGTATTTGATTCCTCGCTAACAATTGTAGCGGATTCGTTTAAAAATTCAGAAGAATATAAAAATTTCATCAAGTTTAAAGAAACAACAAAACTGTTACAACAAAGTTTTAAGCAAAAATCGAAAAAAACTTTTGATGAAGATTTTATAGAAAAATACCGAAAACTAAATCCTGAATATTACTATACTTATTTTATTATTGGCGAATATTATAGGCATATGAACGATAATGAGAAGGCAATAAAATTTTACAATCTGGCATTACAAAAAGAAATTCCACGACAAGACGAAATGGATTTAATTATTGAAATGCAAAAGAAAGTTTTAGAAGAAAATTGACAATATGC
It encodes the following:
- a CDS encoding peptidase C45; amino-acid sequence: MQKPFYKKKLFKFLFAFLALIIGMIVFFKLIVILSPPEVSDISATKLERTQIGENFYFVEDSWLKKNKYGLWELFVCGGDFELGAKNGILTKELIEYQEEAFVERLKEMIPSDFYLNFLKYFISWFNKSIDEYIPIEYQKEIYGISFNASAKYDFIAPNYHRLLNYHAAHDIGHTLQNLNLVACTAFGVKDSISEDNTLLVGRNMDFYSGDKFAENKIIAFYKPENGYNFAFITWGALIGVLSGMNDQGLTVTLNAAKSNIPSSAKTPVSVLARKILQYASTIDEAYEIAKNYETFVAESFLIASAKDREFAIIEKSTENIDLYKSNDDKIILTNHFQGETFKNTELTIQNRKESASVYRWEKTKELLIEKEKHDQYSFAAILRDRKGKNGKNIGMGNEKAINQLIAHHSVIFKPEQLQIWISTSPYQLGKYIAYNLKTVFAESLNYQKNVFDSSLTIVADSFKNSEEYKNFIKFKETTKLLQQSFKQKSKKTFDEDFIEKYRKLNPEYYYTYFIIGEYYRHMNDNEKAIKFYNLALQKEIPRQDEMDLIIEMQKKVLEEN